One genomic window of Leptotrichia shahii includes the following:
- a CDS encoding glycosyltransferase family 2 protein, producing MYDFTACIVTYNTERDELKKIIECFQKVELRFKLWISDNSEKDDLKEFIEKFSDDRIEYIFNNSNDGFGSGHNVVVKKLLEDGIKSEFHLMVNADVVFEKNTIEKIVSYMRKNTDIGQIGPKILEYDGRLSRSCRLFPTPINLIFRRFLPVKLIVEKLDYNYEMKWYDYEKVIDVPILSGCFIFVRMDVLEEIGGFDERYFMYMEDYDLCRRIGKKWRTVFYPEAEIIHKHGKASYRSRKMMMLHMNSAIKYFNKWGWFFDKERKIKNKECMRKYKK from the coding sequence ATGTATGATTTTACGGCTTGTATTGTTACATATAATACTGAGCGAGATGAGTTGAAGAAAATTATAGAATGTTTTCAAAAAGTAGAGCTTAGATTTAAACTGTGGATTTCTGATAATTCTGAAAAAGATGATTTGAAAGAATTTATAGAAAAATTTTCAGATGATAGAATTGAGTATATTTTTAATAATTCAAATGATGGATTTGGAAGTGGGCATAATGTTGTTGTAAAAAAGCTATTAGAAGATGGTATAAAATCTGAATTTCATTTAATGGTAAATGCAGATGTAGTTTTTGAAAAAAATACAATTGAAAAAATTGTTAGCTATATGAGAAAGAATACAGATATTGGGCAGATTGGTCCTAAGATTTTAGAATATGATGGAAGGCTTAGTAGATCTTGCAGATTATTTCCAACACCTATAAATTTAATATTTAGAAGATTTTTACCTGTGAAATTGATTGTTGAAAAACTTGATTATAATTATGAGATGAAATGGTATGACTATGAGAAGGTAATTGATGTTCCAATTTTATCAGGGTGTTTTATTTTTGTACGAATGGATGTTCTGGAAGAAATTGGTGGTTTTGATGAGAGATATTTTATGTATATGGAAGACTATGATTTGTGTAGAAGAATTGGGAAAAAATGGAGAACTGTTTTTTATCCTGAAGCAGAAATAATTCATAAGCATGGAAAAGCTTCATATAGATCAAGAAAAATGATGATGTTACATATGAATTCAGCCATAAAATATTTTAATAAGTGGGGATGGTTTTTTGATAAAGAAAGAAAAATAAAAAATAAAGAATGTATGAGAAAATATAAAAAATAA
- a CDS encoding RNA-guided endonuclease InsQ/TnpB family protein: MYLTLKQQVKHLSKKEFKNLKYLCHIAKNLKNQAIYNIRQYYFNKKKYLSYNENYKMLKNSENYKKLNSNMAQQILKEVDGSFKSFFELLKLAKNGQYDNKKIKLPKYLAKDGFTTLVIGFVRLKDDILIVPYSNSFKKTHQEVKIKLPPVLKDKKIKEIRIIPKQHSRYFEIQYIYKVEEVQRELNENNALGIDLGINNLCTCVTNAGASFIIDGRKLKSINQYYNKINAKLQSIKDKQKIEHITLRQKRITRKRNNRIEDYLSKAARIIVNYCLNNDIGKIVLGYNEDFQRNSNIGSINNQNSVNIPYGKLRDKLIYLCKLYGIEIKLQEESYTSKASFFDEDEIPVYDKENPQEYIFSGKRIKRGLYQTSKGYQLNADCNGALNILRKSKVVDLSILYNRGELNTPKRIRVV; the protein is encoded by the coding sequence ATGTATTTAACATTAAAACAGCAGGTAAAACATCTTAGTAAAAAAGAGTTTAAAAATTTAAAATATTTGTGCCATATAGCTAAGAATTTAAAGAATCAGGCTATATACAATATTAGGCAATACTATTTTAATAAGAAAAAGTATTTAAGTTATAATGAAAACTATAAAATGCTTAAAAATAGTGAGAACTATAAGAAGTTAAATTCTAATATGGCTCAACAAATTTTAAAAGAAGTAGACGGAAGTTTTAAATCATTTTTTGAACTTTTAAAACTTGCTAAGAATGGTCAATATGATAATAAAAAAATAAAATTACCTAAATATCTTGCTAAAGATGGTTTTACTACTCTTGTTATAGGTTTTGTAAGATTAAAAGATGATATTCTGATAGTTCCTTATTCAAATTCGTTTAAGAAAACTCATCAGGAAGTTAAAATTAAGCTGCCACCAGTATTAAAAGACAAGAAGATAAAAGAGATTAGGATAATACCTAAACAACATTCTAGGTACTTTGAAATTCAATACATTTATAAGGTAGAAGAAGTTCAAAGGGAATTAAATGAAAACAATGCACTAGGGATTGATTTAGGTATAAATAATCTTTGTACTTGTGTTACAAATGCTGGAGCTTCATTCATAATAGATGGTAGAAAATTAAAATCAATTAATCAATACTATAATAAGATAAATGCAAAATTGCAAAGCATTAAAGATAAGCAAAAGATAGAGCATATAACATTAAGGCAAAAGAGAATAACTAGAAAGAGAAACAATCGTATAGAAGATTATCTTTCAAAAGCAGCAAGAATAATTGTAAATTATTGTCTTAATAATGATATAGGAAAAATAGTTCTAGGATATAATGAAGATTTTCAAAGAAATTCAAATATAGGAAGTATAAATAATCAAAACTCTGTAAATATACCGTATGGAAAATTAAGAGATAAATTAATATATCTATGTAAACTATATGGAATAGAAATTAAACTGCAAGAAGAAAGTTATACATCAAAAGCAAGTTTCTTTGACGAAGATGAAATCCCAGTATATGATAAAGAAAATCCGCAAGAATATATATTCAGTGGAAAAAGAATAAAAAGAGGACTATATCAAACAAGTAAAGGCTATCAATTAAATGCAGATTGTAACGGAGCATTAAATATTTTAAGAAAAAGTAAAGTTGTGGATTTAAGTATCCTATACAATAGAGGTGAGCTGAACACGCCTAAAAGAATAAGGGTAGTGTAA
- the rfbC gene encoding dTDP-4-dehydrorhamnose 3,5-epimerase, which produces MNNFTIKETPIKDLVIIEPKVFGDERGFFLETYNQKSFEELGLTMNFVQDNHSKSKKGVLRGLHFQTKHTQGKLVRVIKGSVYDVAVDLRKGSETFGKWYAVKLSSKNKLIFYIPEGFAHGFLTLEDETEFTYKCTDLYSPEYDSGILWSDEIIGIDWKFEEFGINPNELTISEKDKVQQKFDKNKNYF; this is translated from the coding sequence ATGAACAATTTTACTATAAAGGAAACCCCAATAAAAGACTTGGTAATAATCGAGCCAAAAGTTTTTGGAGATGAAAGAGGATTTTTTTTAGAAACTTATAATCAAAAATCCTTTGAAGAATTAGGACTTACAATGAACTTCGTCCAAGACAACCATTCAAAATCTAAAAAAGGCGTTTTACGTGGACTTCACTTCCAGACAAAGCACACTCAAGGAAAATTAGTTCGTGTAATAAAGGGAAGTGTCTACGATGTAGCAGTTGATTTAAGAAAGGGCAGTGAAACTTTTGGAAAATGGTACGCAGTAAAATTATCTTCTAAAAATAAGCTGATATTTTACATCCCCGAAGGCTTTGCACATGGTTTTTTAACACTAGAAGATGAAACAGAGTTCACTTATAAATGCACAGATTTATATTCTCCTGAGTATGATAGCGGAATTTTATGGAGTGATGAAATAATAGGTATTGACTGGAAATTTGAAGAATTTGGAATAAATCCCAATGAATTGACAATTTCTGAAAAAGATAAAGTTCAACAAAAATTTGATAAAAATAAAAATTATTTTTAA
- a CDS encoding glycoside hydrolase family 16 protein has translation MKKKIFYKVVLFILMGNIMFAAGTETNQNTSLEQVKSSITKAKEKIEDNIDKAENTIKAKKGKIDKFISKLKGKSWKLVWDDEFNGDNLDSTKWAYWENGNPWNAGNYVDENGKLVNQYGFDAKHYYLRDNVKVENGNMVITLKKENAKKVNVNGTERKILYSSGAIHTRNLYNVKYGKIEMRAAMPKGIGTWPAFWLWPEGYSQSDGKPAIGEIDIVETDGGEMNRVTGTVHVLRSDNTYESFEGSDYKISKWSKEKLTHFNTYAVEWDDKEIKWLFNNKVYKRFTYKELEKKGLENPFNQPYFIMINVALSKKTGEDGDVDFPTEMKVDYVRVYQKK, from the coding sequence ATGAAAAAAAAGATTTTTTATAAAGTAGTTTTATTTATATTAATGGGAAATATAATGTTTGCCGCAGGTACGGAAACAAATCAAAATACAAGTCTTGAGCAAGTTAAATCTAGTATAACTAAGGCAAAGGAAAAGATTGAAGACAATATAGATAAAGCTGAAAATACTATAAAAGCTAAAAAAGGCAAGATAGATAAATTCATTTCTAAATTAAAAGGCAAGAGTTGGAAATTAGTTTGGGATGATGAATTTAATGGGGATAATTTAGACAGTACAAAATGGGCTTACTGGGAAAATGGAAATCCTTGGAATGCAGGAAATTATGTTGATGAAAATGGAAAATTGGTAAATCAGTACGGATTTGATGCAAAACATTATTATTTGAGAGACAATGTTAAAGTTGAAAATGGAAATATGGTTATAACATTAAAAAAGGAAAATGCTAAAAAAGTAAATGTTAATGGTACTGAAAGAAAAATTCTTTATAGTTCAGGAGCAATTCATACTAGAAATCTTTATAATGTGAAATATGGTAAAATCGAAATGAGAGCTGCTATGCCTAAGGGAATTGGTACTTGGCCTGCATTTTGGCTATGGCCTGAAGGGTATTCTCAATCAGATGGTAAACCTGCAATCGGTGAGATTGATATAGTAGAAACTGATGGCGGTGAGATGAATCGTGTTACAGGAACAGTTCATGTTCTAAGAAGTGATAATACTTATGAATCATTTGAAGGAAGTGACTATAAAATAAGTAAATGGTCTAAGGAAAAATTGACACACTTTAATACTTATGCAGTAGAATGGGATGATAAGGAAATAAAATGGCTATTTAACAATAAAGTATATAAAAGATTTACTTACAAGGAATTAGAAAAGAAAGGATTGGAAAATCCATTTAACCAACCATATTTTATAATGATAAATGTGGCTTTGAGCAAGAAAACTGGAGAAGATGGAGATGTAGATTTCCCAACAGAAATGAAAGTTGATTATGTAAGGGTGTATCAGAAAAAATAA
- a CDS encoding dTDP-glucose 4,6-dehydratase: MKTYLVTGAAGFIGSNYLKYILNKHKNDDIKVIVVDVLTYAGNLGTIAKEIKDERVKFEKVDIRDQKEIARIFSENEVDFVVNFAAESHVDRSIENPQIFLETNILGTQNLLENAKKAWTVAKDENGYPIYKDGVKYLQVSTDEVYGSLSKDYDTAIDLVIDDEEVKKVVKNRTNLKTYGKKFFTEKTSLDPRSPYSASKASADHIVIAYGETYKMPINVTRCSNNYGPYHFPEKLIPLMIKNVLEGKKLPVYGKGDNVRDWLYVEDHCKGIDLVLRNADIYEIYNIGGFNEEQNINIVKLVIDILREEIENNDEYKKVLKTDLQNINYDLITYVQDRLGHDMRYAIDPSKIARDLGWYPETDFETGIRKTVKWYLEHQNWVNEVVSGDYQKYYEEMYGNK; encoded by the coding sequence GTGAAAACATATTTAGTGACAGGTGCTGCTGGCTTTATTGGCTCTAATTATTTAAAGTATATTTTAAATAAACATAAAAATGATGATATTAAAGTAATTGTAGTTGATGTGCTTACTTATGCAGGAAATTTAGGAACAATTGCAAAGGAAATTAAAGATGAAAGAGTAAAATTTGAAAAGGTTGATATTCGTGATCAAAAGGAAATTGCTAGAATTTTTTCTGAAAACGAAGTAGATTTTGTTGTAAATTTTGCAGCAGAATCCCACGTGGATCGTTCTATCGAAAATCCACAAATTTTTTTAGAAACAAATATTCTTGGTACGCAAAATCTTTTGGAAAATGCTAAAAAAGCATGGACTGTTGCAAAAGATGAAAATGGCTACCCAATTTACAAAGATGGCGTAAAATATCTGCAAGTTTCAACTGATGAAGTTTATGGAAGTTTATCAAAAGATTATGATACAGCAATTGATCTAGTAATTGACGATGAAGAAGTGAAAAAAGTTGTAAAAAATAGAACAAACTTAAAAACTTATGGTAAAAAATTCTTCACAGAAAAAACTTCCCTTGATCCAAGAAGCCCATATTCAGCTTCCAAAGCAAGTGCAGATCACATTGTAATCGCCTACGGTGAAACTTACAAAATGCCAATAAATGTCACAAGATGTTCAAATAACTATGGTCCTTACCACTTTCCAGAAAAATTAATTCCACTTATGATAAAAAACGTTCTGGAAGGTAAAAAGTTGCCAGTTTACGGAAAAGGAGACAACGTAAGGGATTGGCTTTATGTGGAAGATCATTGTAAAGGAATCGACTTAGTTTTAAGAAATGCTGATATTTATGAAATTTACAATATTGGAGGCTTTAACGAAGAGCAAAATATTAATATTGTAAAATTAGTTATTGATATTTTAAGAGAAGAAATTGAAAATAATGACGAATACAAAAAAGTTCTAAAAACTGACTTGCAAAATATAAATTATGATTTGATTACTTATGTTCAAGATCGGCTTGGACACGATATGAGATATGCCATTGACCCTTCAAAAATCGCAAGAGATCTAGGATGGTATCCAGAAACAGACTTTGAAACTGGTATCAGAAAAACTGTAAAATGGTACTTGGAGCATCAAAACTGGGTAAATGAAGTAGTTTCAGGAGATTATCAAAAATATTATGAAGAAATGTATGGAAATAAATAA